The Coregonus clupeaformis isolate EN_2021a chromosome 37, ASM2061545v1, whole genome shotgun sequence sequence ccggtacaaaagtatctatatccacagtaaaactagtcctatatcgacgtaacctgaaaggccgctcagcaaggaagaagccactgctccaaaactgccataaaaaagccagactacgttttgcaaatgcacaaggggacaaagatcgtactttttggagaaatgtcctctggtctgatgaaacaaaaatagaacagtttggccataatgaccatcgttatgattggagggaaaagggggtgattgcaagccgaagaacaccatcccaaccgtgaagcacggagttggcagtatcatgctgtgggggtgctttgctgcaggagggactggtgcatttcacaaaatagatggcatcatgaggaaggaaaattaagtggatatattgaagcaacatctcaagacatcagtcaggaagttgtggaatgggccaaaagtcacccattttattgtgggaagcttgtggaaggctacccaaaatgtttgacccaagttaaacaattttaaaggcaatgctgtcaaatactaattgagtgtatgtaaacttctgacccactgggaatgtgatgaaataaataaaagctgaaataaatacttCTCTCTACtagtattctgacatttcacattcttaaaataaaagtggtgatcctaactgacctatgaaattgaatttttacaaggattaaatgtcaggaattgtgaaaaactgagtttaaatgtatttggctaaggtatgtatgtaaacttccgacttcaactgtatgtgggaactccttcatgactgttggaaaagcattccaggtgaagctggttgagagaatgccaagagtgtgcaaaagtgTCAAGGCAAATCGttgctgtttgaagaatctcaaatagaaaatatattttgatttgtttaacacgttcttggttactacatgattcgatatgtgttatttcatagttctgatgtcttcactattattctacaatgtagaaaatacaaaaaataaagaaagtaggtgttctaaaacttttgaccggtagtgtacatatgataaTTGCCACTGTAAATGTTGCCGTTTTACTGCATTGTCCAAGTTTCTGTTTTTTTACAGAAGTAAAATAGGGTCATTGTCTCAGTATTTTCAATTCCCTAAAAAGAAGACTAATAATACTCTCTCGATTTCCGTCATTGTGGGTTTTAAGTTGCTGTAATACTGAAATAAAAACAGGGTTCTTAGCCATCTACCTTATATTCAAATTGTAGACCTCATTTTACATAGGCTTATGTTTGTAATGGTTCAATGCAGTCTCACACTTTCAAATCAAACTATTATGAGTCTAATTTTCCTTTATGAATGGGGTAACTAATGAGTTTACAATTGGCAGTTTCTAGAAATACTGAAGATAAAGTGATAGCACCAGTTTGTGTTAGCTAATCTCCTCGTTCTTGTTTAAAAGATAGGAGATTACAGACAGGGTGACAGAGGTTAGCATTTAAACCCTCACTCACCCcgttcaaatacttttgaaaaagAAGGACCTCCCTttttgtaaatgtaaaaacatgaTTGGATTGTAAAAGCATGCATTTCACTGCATCGCTGATCAGCGATTACTTCAAGGAAGGCAAGAAAATGAATTGTCATCCAAACAGGGCCTAAGAGTCCTGAATTTGGTCTTCACTAGAATATGTCATCACTGTTCAGAACCACATGGTAACCAACAGTGTTTCATGTAGAGTGAGAGTCTCCATGAAACTTACGTACTGTACAAGTTTATCCTCAACTAGACCTGGGTGCGAATAGAattggttttctttcaaatactttacgTATGCTTGATTTAGCTTGCTCTGCCTAATTGAACCAATAGAACAGTCCAAAATGTGAAAAACCAACCCACCTGGTGCGCCGGGAAAGCACAAAGCACAATCAAGCGCACTGAAAGTATTTGAGTGAAAATAAATAGTATTTAAATCACGGTCGGTCATCCACACTGTGTGAATGCACCTCTAGACTAGAGCATTCACTCCATTCTGTTGACCTCTGCCACCTCCTGCAGGAAACAAATGGAACTTCAAGAAGATGGTGAGCTACCAGGAGATGCTGGACCGCATCAGACAGCAGTGGCCCAGTTTGGAAAAGCTTCCACTCGGAAAGACGGACACAGCCAAggttcctctctccccccagcccGCTCAAATTCCCACATATAATATCTAAATTATTAATCCGCTTTGTCTGCAACTCGGCTAAATTAAATATTCAGTGTGCCAGGTCCACACAGGAACCAATTATGATGACACGTCATCCATTTCTGCTACATCGGAGATGCAGTAATTCCCACAGTGTGTGCTGGttgcattaattaattaattaattgtttatTTGACAGTAAGTACACTCACATGGTTGTGCAAGCTAAATCAGATGCTAATGAAAATGTCAAGATACAGTGATGCCCGATAGCAAAGCTGGTCTCTTTTTTTTAATGAtcttgtagcctggtcccagatctgtttgttcaCTTCATTGCTCATCGTCAAGCCAAACAGACTGGCACATAGGCTAATGATCTCAATGACCACGTGTACATGCGCACAGTATTCTGGATAATAGCTCATATCCCGGTTAAGGTCTTATTTGGgataagctgtttacatgcacctttgatatcccgctcacgagtatccctctagccatgaataaacagaatattcctAATTTAGGTTAAATGGAATAAAAGCTAAAAATCtagacactgactgtaggcctataacctctcaGATGTAGCCTAATAGAATATTAACTAGAATATGAACTTCTTTTTCTATTTTTTCTATTGCTGTTAAATGATTAGCACGAAATGTTAATTTTTTCTCGGAAAGagcagtggagaaatatgatgtatttctttcagcatctcttCAGAAAGTTGCGGTTAGGGACCGCATGTAACATGCTATCTTTgacacttacagtaccagtcaaaagaaaaaacacacctactcattctcgggtttttctttacttttactattttctacattgtaaataatagtgaagacatcaaaactatgaaataacacatatgaacacatgtagtaaccaaagaagtgttaaacaaatcaaaaaatattttagattcttcaaagtagccaccctttgccttgatgacagctttgcacactcttcacattctctcaaccagcttcatgaggaatgcttttccaacagtcttgaaggagttcccacatatgctgagcacttgttggctgcttttccttctctctgcggtccaactcatcccaaaccatctcagttgggttgaggttgggtgattgtggaggccaggtcatctgatgcagcactccatcactctccttcttggtaaaatagcccttacacagcctggaggtgtgttttgggtcattgtcctgttgaaaaacaaatgatagtcccactaagcgcaaacccagatgggatggggtatcgctgcagaatgatgtggtagccatgctggttaagtgtgccttgaattctaaataaatcacagacagtgtcaccagcaacgcacccctacaccataacatcacgtcctccatgcttcacagtgggaaccacacatgcggagatcatccgttcacctactctgcgtctcggaccaaaaatctcaaatttggactcctcagaccaaatgacagatttccattgtgtttcttggcccaagcaagtctcttcttattattggtgtcctttagtagtggtttctttgcaacaattcgaccatgaaggcctgattcacacagtctcctctgaacagttgatgttgagatgtgtctgttacttgaactctgtgaagcatttatttgggctgcaatttctgaggttggtaactctctaatgaacttatcctctgcagcagaggtaactctggtcttcctttcctgtggcggtcctcatgagagccagtttcatcatagcgcttgatgatttttgcgactgcacttgaagaaacttgaagagtgtgcaaagctgtcatcaaggcaaagggtggctgctttgaagaatctcaaatataaagtatattttgatttgtttaacacttttttggttactaaatgactccatatgtgttgtttcatagttttgatgtcttcactattattctacaatgcagaaaatagtaaaaaataaagaaaaacccttgaatgagtaggtgtgtccaaacttttgactggtactctacatGCAAGCAGTCTTAACAGAAACATGTTTAATCATTTTCTCAGCTTTtaatttccttaaaaccggtcaaaTTGATggcatttggacattttgcacaagAACAATCTTTCCACTGTTTTGGAGTTATTGCGTTTTCTTCCCGATCCCTAAACGTCCTCGCTGAAGTGAAACGGACAACTTTACCGGTGTCAACTAGATTACTAATGCATTCATTCTATTGATTTAAGACATTAGTCTGGTGAGCACTGCTTTATTTAGTCTGCAAGGGCAACAAGTTATGACAAAAGAAAAGCTACATCTAACTATAGACATGTTGACGAGCAAATGGCCTActaaatgtcggaaattataagcagaaacatatctaaattagGGGTGAAAGGAGCCTAAGCTGATACGGTCCGGTACAGAGTACCAGTAAAATAAATTATGGAATTATTATGGTGGTTTGAACATGCGCAGGTatcctactttttgaagtgatttgttttgCAATCTGATGAAAACATCATCACACAACACCCATGATACTATCCTAAACTGAGCCTGTGCAGACCGCAAAAACAACAGTAAACGGGATAAGTATCCCGTCTAAGATCAGCATATCCCAGGCATCTTATCTGGGTTTCTTATAACCAGGATACATGCTTATTTGGGTTATTTTAAAcgggatatgatgtttatatgtGTCAACTtaaaaacagaatacttgagtatcccgaataataacgggatattggtgtgcatATAAACGTGGTCAGTGTCTGTTCCAAATGACCCCAGTATAACAATCACCTGTCCTTTCCTGAACAGATGTGCTATATCAAAAATAAAAGAACAGAAATCCAAAGTCcttacatattttttatttattagccAAAGGATAGGCGCAGGGAGACAGAGTAGAGGGATGAGGAATGCGTAACGCTCATGCGGGGATCGAATGTATGGGGAAACCAGACAGTTCGACAAAGAGAAAGCGGGCTGGGGACAAGATTACCTTAAACCATGTTCTTACGATTTGTTCTGTTCCCTAGACATTTAAGGTGCCAGGCTTTCAGGGCCAGGTGGGCTTCATCACCTCCATGTCGGATCACTTCTGTGGCTCCTGCAACCGACTACGCATCACGGCAGACGGCAACCTCAAGGTGAACAGCCCACATGCGAGGTAGCCAGTGAAGGCGTGACTTTGGGGGTGGGTGGACGTCTGTGTACTTACATAATcgcgcagacagacagacagtcggccgtgtgtgtgtgattaCGTACGTCAGGGTTGGCACCCCCAAGTTCTCTGAGCAAAAGacaaacaaaatatatatttatatttaaagaataattgttggacataaaagaccaggaaatcagctccaagtgattttcattttggaaatctgttcccaagtattcccacgcataatagacatatgtgatcgtatacaaataataatacataataattgattggatttatatagcacttttctaccaactgaggtactcaaagtgctttacatagtagggggaaactcacctcatccaccatcaatgtgtagcacccctactcttacaataagcgCCATGGGCTTTTgaatgaccacagagagtcaggacacccgttttaatttcccatctgaaagacggcaccctacgcaGGACAATGTTcccaaatgtaatcaaggtttgaaatgattatgttttagtcaaatattatatctgttcaGGCTTCTTGCGGTCTATTTGCAgtcttaaaaatatatttttgtattatgttCCGCCCctctgaccatccgctcaagaaaaaatttgcccgcggctgaatctagttgatgatccctgatgtaCGTGCAtcgggtgtgtgtgttagttactCGTCCTTTGTTTTGTCCCcagatgtgtgcatgtgtgtgtgtacaagtgtgtgtgtgtttgcggatatgtctgtctctgtatgtgtgatTGTGCATGTTtgtcaggggtgtgtgtgttagtgactCCACCTCTTTCCCGTCCCCAGGTGTGTCTGTTTGGGAACACGGAGGTGTCCCTGAGGGACGTTCTGCGCTCTGGAGTGTCTGACCGGGAGCTGCTGGAGATCATTGGCGCCGCCGTGGGCCGGAAGAAGAAACAACATGCAGGTAGTAAGAGCACATTACCTGGGGTATATtcattattataaactgggtggttcaagccctggatgctgattggcagAAAGCCGTGGTAtctcagaccgtataccacgggtatgacaaaacatttatttttactgctctaattacgttggtaaccagtttataatggcaaaaaggcacctcgggggtttgtgatatatggccaatataccagggcatgttcttacgcacgacgcaacacggagtgctagaacacagcccttagccgtgtccTAGCACccttcgggccttattgcttaagtgcACACTGTaggaaaacattttgcaacaaaaaggagtgtttcttattggacaagttaagATAAGTCTCTCATTTCATTCTtagtgaatataataataataataataataattaggtgggtgcttacatttgtcctattttgtttttttggcatatcccactccccctgagacaccttcAGAGAGTGGAGTCACGGCCAGCGTCTGCCAATATCAATGacgcaattaaggttaagtgccttgctcaagggcacatcgacagatttttcaccttgtcggctcagggattgtaactagcgacctttcagttactagcccaatgctctaaccgctaggctatctgccgcCCCAGGTTTATTACTACTCTGATAATGCACATTAAAAGTAGACTGTTAGCAATAGGACATCAGACATCATCATTCCCAGCAATCGCTGATTAGTTAACTTTAATTTGAATAACAATGGCTTTATGGCCCCGTACATATTCGACACAACGGTTGTACGATTTAAAATTTTGTCTGCACAAAAATGTTAACACAACAGTTATTGTTTTCACAACTACCTATGTTTTAAGCAGGAAGTCGTCCTGCTGTGTATGATGTCATTTTGCAAGATTCATTGTTGTGTAACGGAGATAAGAACGTACCGTAATATACCGTAAGCTTACTCCGCAGCCAGCTTGAAATGTCACTAATAGTGCTATCGAATTGGATCCTTTTATATAGCTCAATCAGTTAATATGTTGTTAAGCGGGTTGTCGTGTGTTGGCGAGGGAGAggaccctggttcaagcccagtcagAGGCAGGTTCAGGGAGGCAGCGCTATATGCTAAGCTAGCACAGTAATGCCGGTTATACTGGTGCTGTGACTCGGATCCACAGTTGGGCTCAGCTCGACAGCTGGGGTCGCTGTGGATCGAGTTGAgggggggtgagtgtaaccgaGATAAGAATGTGTCGTAAGCTAGCTTGAAATGTCGACTATGGTGCTATCGAATTGGATCCTTTTCTATAGCTCAATGTGTTTCAATGGCATCAGAACGGCACCCTAATCACAGAGGGTTCGATCACACACTGatttatactgaacagaaatataaactcaacatgtaaagtgttggtcccatgtttcattagcagaaataaaagatcccagaaatgttccatacgcacaaaaagcttatttctctcaaatgttgtgcacaaatttgtttacatccctgttagtgagcatttgtcctttgccaagataatccatccacctgacagttgtggcatatcaataagctgattaaacagcatgatcattacacatgtgcaccttgtgctggggacaataaaaggttgCTCTAAaatgtgtaattggcatgctgactgcaggaatgtccaccagagctattgccagagaattgaatgttcatttctctaccataagccaccaccaacgtcattttagagaatttggcagtatgtctaaccggcctcacaaccgcaggccacgtgtaaccacgccagctcaggacctccacatccggcttcttcacctgcgtgatcgtctgagaccagccacaagAATTTCTGCACGAACTGTccgaaaccatctcagggaagctcatctgctcgTGGTCCTCAcctgggtcttgacctgactgcaattcggcgtcgtaactgacttcagtgggcaaatgctcacgctggccactggcacgctggagaattgtgctcttcacggaagaatcccagtttcaactgtaccggacagatggcagacagcatatatggcatcgtgtgggcgagcggtttgctgatgtcaacgttgtgagcagagtgccccgtggtgttggtgttatggtatgggcaggcataagctacggacaatgaacacaattgcattttattgagggcaatttgaatgcacagagataccatgacgagatcctgagacccaatgttgtgccattcatccgccaccatcacctcatgtttcagcatgatagccccatgtcacaaggatctgtacagaattcctggaagctaaaaatatcccagttcttccatggcctgcatactcaccagacatgtcacccattgagcatgtttgggatgctctggatcgacgtgtatgacagtgtGTACCAGTTCCTGCAaatatccagtaacttcgcacagccactgaagaggagtgggacaacattccacaggacacaatcaacagcctgatcaactctatgcaaaggagacgtgtcgcactgcatgaggcaaatgactgatttttcaaatgactgatttttccttatatgaactgtaactcagtaaaatctttgaagttgcatttatatttttgttcagtgtagatttcaAACGAGATTATGacctctttccttttctctccctctgttggaCATCCACTGACTCTTAATGTATTATCCCTCCATAATTTATTACtcacgtaaaaaaaaatatatatacagtcaaaagtttggacacacttactcattcaagggtttctctttatttttactattttttacattgtagaataatagtgaagacatcaaaactatgaaataacacatatggaatgatgtagtaaccagaaaggtgttaaacaaatcaaaataccttgtcacaacacaactgattggctcaaacgcattaagaaggagagcaattccacaaattaacttttaacaaggcacacctattaattgaaatgcattccaggtgactacctcatgaagctggttgagagaatgccaagagtgtgcaaagctgtcatcaagacaaagtgtggctatttgaagaatctcaaatataaaatatattttgatttttctaacactttttgggttactacatgattccatatgtgttatttcatagttttgatgtcttcactattgttctacagtgtagaaaatagtaaaaataaagaaacccttgaatgagtaggtgtgtccaaacttttgactggtactgtgtatgtatgtatttatgtatgtatgtatgtatgtatgtatgtgtgtgtatatatgtatatactgtatatatatgtatatactgtatatactgtatgtatatactgtgtatatatatactgtatatatatattctcttGTAAAGGATACCAGGGGCTCCGATGTCCTCACATGTAGTTTTTTCCAGACAGGTTGAAATGTAGAATGGGACACAGAATTTAGAGGGAAGAACAGGTAGAGAGAGGGTGGTGGGTGAGGCTCCCGCACAAATCAtaatttatttttctattttctcctctcctatccttcccATGTCCTCCATTGGAGTCCTCACAAACTCACTCtttctccccgtccctctccacAGGCATGTTCAGCATCTCCCAGATGAAGAACAGACCCATGATCCTCATCGGTGGGTGACGCGGCTGTACGTAACACTCTCGCATTCGTttcccttctttctctcctctacccctatctctccttctcaccccctctctctccttcgctccctctctccttctaatCTCGTACCCTCAGTCCATTTGAATGAATTTGATGAAGTGAACCCATAGTTTTACTAGGGTTCACTTCATCAGGTGACTTCATCAGGTGTGATTAAATCTTcattttaaagtagtccattCCAGATTTTTCTACTTCTATGAGTGTATTGGAAGTTCATTAATAAACTGAAAAGGTGCATTCCCActacctactgtgctggagtgtgtatagtctgaacaggtataaagccaagataggtgatttactgccaccttTAATTATGGACTCACAGATGGTAGAGAAAGCGAGACATCCCGTTCTTGAATTTTTTTCTGATCGGGGCGTGGCTGCTCTGGTATACTTATTGCCCCCGCCCCCGCGGAGGGGGTGCCCCTGAGAAGGCGGAGAAAGGAGACACCGGCTCATATTTTCTGGTCGCATGGAGGCGAGCTGGGAGGGAAAATAAGTAGACCAGAGCCAGCAGTTCCCTCTCTCGCTTGAACATGCCAGAGGTTATGGAGGAACTGTGAAAGACGGAACACCCACTTACACAAACAGGAACCTTGAAAAAGAAATGTACATGGTAAATGGCTTGAGTCGTTCATCttaatttatccaccatctttgatgGAATGTTTGCACAGGAGTATAATTCATCGTCTTGACCCCTCCCGATTAGCAAGTCCCACGCAGACTACCCCAAAAGGGTGCTGCCCATGTTCTCACAGATTCGGCCATTGAGATGTGCTCTCTAGTAAATCTCTATGAGTGGTGTTTCCAGCTACATCGTATTCTTCTGGCATACAAAATGGGAAACCATGATCCTCTTGGATAGAGGCCTTTTTTACTTCTAAATCATGTTGTAACTTTTTTAATAAAATTACTAACACTGATTGAATGGCAATAATGATAATGCTTTACCATATTACAATACTGTTATTTAGAGTTGTCTTCCTAAACGCTAATCTTAATTTCATCCCTGTCTCTCAGACACCACACCCCAAAGGCCCCTGTCCCTGCCCAAGTCCAGAGTCTGCCAGTGGTCCTCTCCACCTTCTTCTATGTCCAGATCCTGCAGTCCTCACCTCAGCTATGGCCATCCAACAGTACCACTCCAGAAGCGGAAGTGGCTAACCCAGTAAGGATGTATCGTGCCTTTTTAGGCAACACAGTTTTAACAGTGCTGCCTGATGTCAGCGGTTCGGGAACCCACCAGTGTTGAAGGAGCCCTCAGTTATTGTCAAAATAATCCTTTACAGGGGTGCCGCTGCCTCTAGTGTAGCCCCCCTCAGAAAATATGGGATTGACTTACTGACAACCCCCAGTTCTCAAACCAAGGCTGCTGATTCTGACACACGCACAAATGCATTGAGTCACAATGACATATACTGTCTCAGGTACGCACTTGCCAGGAATCCAAACTTAACAAAGAATGCCTCTACAAGGACCCCCAAGATTCCCTCCCTTTGCACACTACTGAGAAACGCTAAAACAGGGCCCCGCCTAAGCCAGCATAGCATAAGGCAGTGCCACAGACAAACATCCAGAGATGACCTCCAAGCGCAAATTCCTCTGACTCCCCCAAGCCGGACAACACCTCCACTGCCCAACTGACCCACACTGACGCCGAAGGCCAAGCCTCCATGGTGGATGTGGGCAGCAAGTCCCCCACACGTCGAAGCACCACAGCTACCGTTCACCTGGGCTCCACTGCCTTCCTCCTGCTCCGGGACAACCAGTTAGCCAAGGGTGACGCGTTAGCCGTTGCGCAGCTTGCAGGCATCATGGGCGCCAAGCAGACAAGACTTTCATCCCGCTTTGCAACCTGCTGCCCTTAGACCAGTACTCTGTCGCCTTCGACGCCACGCGGCCGTTATTACGACGACCGCCCTTATCACAGACTGTACCAGCATGGAGATGGAGGCGCTGACTGTGGTCGCAGTGGCAACATTGACGCTTTACTACATGTGCTAGGTGGTGAGTCATGACATCACCGTCAGACATCAAGCTTGACGGGGTGCAAAGGGGACTTCCACTgtgaaccctgacctctaacccctgactgGAACCTGATCTCCACGGCA is a genomic window containing:
- the mocs1 gene encoding molybdenum cofactor biosynthesis protein 1 isoform X3 — protein: MPEEGVKLTPRAQLLSTSEVLTVAQLFVREGVEKIRLTGGEPLIRPDVLDIITELRKLEGLKTIAVTTNGMNLARLLPKLKDAGLDLLNISLDTLVPAKFEFIVRRKGFHKVMEGIDKAIEMGFNPIKVNCVVMRGLNEDELLDFVALTEKKPLEVRFIEYMPFDGNKWNFKKMVSYQEMLDRIRQQWPSLEKLPLGKTDTAKTFKVPGFQGQVGFITSMSDHFCGSCNRLRITADGNLKVCLFGNTEVSLRDVLRSGVSDRELLEIIGAAVGRKKKQHAGMFSISQMKNRPMILIDTTPQRPLSLPKSRVCQWSSPPSSMSRSCSPHLSYGHPTVPLQKRKWLTQ